A genomic region of Raphanus sativus cultivar WK10039 chromosome 6, ASM80110v3, whole genome shotgun sequence contains the following coding sequences:
- the LOC108810433 gene encoding LOB domain-containing protein 15, protein MAGIRRPISGPLGALNTITPCAACKLLRRRCAQECPFSPYFSPHEPLKFASVHKVFGASNVSKMLMEVPEGHRADAANSLVYEANVRLRDPVYGCMGAIVALQQQVQALQAELTAVRSEILKYKQREAVATLIVPSNSQVAGYHNSGDVSVITLPPQTPSTPPQPTAPLPDPPPPSSCVYSQPTTRALQYGEIESENNSYFG, encoded by the exons ATGGCAGGAATTAGAAGACCAATATCCGGTCCTCTCGGAGCCCTTAATACCATTACTCCTTGTGCGGCATGTAAACTTTTGCGCCGTAGATGCGCTCAAGAATGTCCTTTTTCGCCTTATTTCTCCCCACATGAGCCTCTTAAGTTCGCATCCGTCCACAAAGTCTTTGGAGCTAGCAACGTCTCCAAGATGCTAATG GAAGTACCGGAAGGTCATAGAGCAGACGCAGCTAATAGCCTCGTGTATGAAGCAAACGTGAGGCTAAGAGATCCAGTGTACGGCTGCATGGGAGCAATCGTAGCTCTACAACAACAAGTTCAAGCTTTACAAGCCGAGCTTACAGCCGTACGATCTGAGATTCTCAAGTACAAGCAACGAGAAGCTGTCGCCACTTTGATAGTACCTTCCAACTCCCAAGTCGCCGGATATCACAACTCTGGCGACGTCTCCGTCATTACACTGCCACCACAAACGCCGTCAACTCCACCGCAACCTACGGCACCTCTTCCTGATCCGCCTCCTCCATCTTCTTGTGTTTACTCTCAACCAACAACAAGAGCATTACAATACGGCGAGATTGAAAGTGAGAACAACTCCTACTTCGGTTAA